A DNA window from Pogona vitticeps strain Pit_001003342236 chromosome 2, PviZW2.1, whole genome shotgun sequence contains the following coding sequences:
- the LPAR5 gene encoding lysophosphatidic acid receptor 5, producing the protein MSGTNVTMCKDHSASHRLHLVGYSLIFTAGLLLNVAALWIFLYYLKLKSVVSIYMLNLAASDLLFTISLPFRIYYYSMGEWPFGTIPCQISGSVFQINMYGSCLFLMCINLDRFVAIVYPLRWRHFRRPKVARLLCLVVWVLILMGSVPVAGVHKTTSCVKENRTITLCFESFSDGLWQKGLFPLVILAEILGFLLPLTSVSFCSVRMFQNLCQADRKQNLRQQKTIRMLVVNLVIFIICFVPYNIILAIYGMIKAHVIKTGSPTRDSVRQALVVTVLLASMNCTLDPLIYYFNTEGFRNTLKKLRKGQAWDSETGTIQTRIMEGRTYKGAHTKPGAKQFPVQIRPYEDSPFVSPKMFLNSPIEDSEI; encoded by the coding sequence ATGTCAGGCACCAATGTTACGATGTGCAAAGATCACAGTGCCAGCCACCGATTGCACCTGGTTGGATACAGCCTGATCTTCACCGCAGGCTTGCTACTCAATGTTGCAGCACTCTGGATTTTCCTGTATTACCTGAAACTCAAGTCGGTGGTGAGCATCTACATGTTAAACTTGGCTGCGAGTGACCTCCTTTTCACCATATCTTTGCCCTTCCGTATTTATTACTATTCCATGGGCGAGTGGCCTTTTGGAACCATTCCTTGCCAGATCTCTGGCTCTGTCTTCCAAATAAACATGTATGGCAGCTGCCTCTTCCTAATGTGCATCAACCTGGACCGCTTTGTTGCTATCGTCTATCCTCTCCGTTGGCGACATTTCCGACGCCCCAAAGTGGCTCGGCTGCTCTGCCTTGTGGTCTGGGTGCTTATCCTGATGGGCTCCGTTCCTGTCGCTGGTGTCCACAAAACAACTTCTTGTGTCAAAGAGAACCGGACCATCACACTGTGTTTTGAAAGCTTCAGTGATGGCCTGTGGCAGAAAGGACTCTTCCCCCTGGTTATTCTGGCAGAGATCCTCGGTTTCCTTCTGCCTCTGACGTCTGTGTCCTTCTGCTCAGTCCGAATGTTTCAGAACCTGTGCCAGGCTGACCGGAAGCAGAACCTGCGCCAGCAGAAAACAATCCGCATGCTTGTGGTCAACCTGGTCATCTTTATTATCTGCTTTGTGCCCTATAACATTATTCTGGCCATCTATGGGATGATCAAGGCCCACGTGATCAAGACTGGATCGCCAACACGCGATTCTGTACGCCAAGCCCTTGTGGTCACTGTGCTGTTGGCCAGTATGAATTGCACTCTGGACCCTCTGATCTATTACTTCAACACTGAAGGTTTTCGAAATACGTTAAAGAAGTTGAGAAAGGGGCAAGCGTGGGACTCAGAAACTGGAACAATTCAGACCCGGATAATGGAAGGGAGGACCTACAAGGGAGCTCACACCAAGCCAGGAGCTAAACAGTTTCCAGTTCAGATCCGCCCCTATGAAGACTCGCCTTTTGTTTCCCCTAAAATGTTTCTGAACAGTCCCATTGAAGACTCTGAAATATAA